One Pyrococcus furiosus DSM 3638 genomic region harbors:
- a CDS encoding 50S ribosomal protein L32e gives MDEKEFKRLLRVRARLKRKKPRFLRQEWWRYPKFKNDPKWRRPKGIDSKMRLKLKGKPRSPSIGWSSPKLVRGLHPSGYEEVLVHNVKELEALDPKRQAARIAHTVGKKKRIEIIKRAEELGIKVLNPRV, from the coding sequence ATGGATGAGAAGGAGTTTAAGAGGCTCCTCCGTGTTAGAGCGAGACTCAAGAGAAAGAAGCCAAGGTTCCTAAGACAAGAATGGTGGAGGTATCCAAAGTTCAAGAATGATCCCAAATGGAGAAGACCAAAGGGTATTGATAGCAAGATGAGGCTCAAGTTAAAAGGAAAGCCAAGATCACCAAGCATCGGTTGGAGCTCTCCAAAGCTCGTTAGAGGTTTACACCCAAGTGGATACGAGGAAGTGCTCGTTCACAATGTAAAGGAACTTGAGGCTCTTGATCCAAAGAGGCAGGCCGCGAGAATTGCACACACCGTAGGAAAGAAGAAGAGAATCGAGATTATAAAGAGAGCTGAGGAACTTGGAATTAAAGTCTTGAACCCCAGGGTGTGA
- a CDS encoding 30S ribosomal protein S8 — protein sequence MTLLDPLANALSHITNSERVGKREVYIKPASKLIGEVLRVMQKYGYIGEFEFIDDGRAGVYRVQLLGRINKAGAIKPRFPVKVSEFEKWEKRFLPAFEFGILIVSTSQGVMSHKEAIEKGIGGRLIAYVY from the coding sequence CTCTCACATAACAAATAGCGAGAGGGTTGGAAAGAGAGAGGTTTACATTAAGCCAGCCTCAAAGTTAATTGGAGAAGTTTTGAGGGTTATGCAGAAGTATGGATACATTGGAGAGTTCGAGTTCATCGACGACGGAAGAGCAGGAGTTTACAGAGTTCAGTTGTTGGGTAGAATAAACAAGGCAGGAGCAATAAAGCCTAGGTTCCCAGTGAAAGTTTCAGAGTTCGAAAAGTGGGAGAAGAGATTCCTTCCAGCATTCGAGTTTGGAATATTGATCGTCTCAACGTCCCAGGGAGTCATGAGTCACAAAGAGGCCATCGAGAAGGGAATTGGAGGAAGGTTAATAGCGTATGTATATTGA
- a CDS encoding 50S ribosomal protein L6, whose protein sequence is MPVDAWIREEVEIPEGVEVTVEGYKVKVKGPKGELEREFFWPGIQIFTEDGNVVIYKDFPRRKDVAIARTFAAHIRNMIKGVTEGFTYKLKVVYSHFPISVKVQGDEVIIENFLGEKAPRKAKILPGVTVKVRGQEIIVEGIDKEAVGQTAANIEQATRITKWDRRIFQDGIYIVEKAGKPITF, encoded by the coding sequence ATGCCAGTAGATGCCTGGATTCGTGAGGAAGTTGAAATTCCAGAAGGTGTTGAAGTTACAGTTGAAGGGTACAAGGTTAAAGTTAAGGGTCCAAAGGGCGAGCTAGAGAGAGAATTCTTCTGGCCAGGAATTCAGATATTCACTGAAGATGGAAATGTAGTGATATACAAGGACTTTCCAAGAAGAAAAGATGTTGCAATAGCTCGTACATTTGCAGCTCACATAAGGAACATGATAAAGGGCGTTACTGAGGGCTTTACTTACAAGTTGAAGGTCGTGTACAGCCACTTCCCAATTTCAGTGAAAGTTCAGGGAGATGAGGTAATTATTGAGAACTTCCTTGGTGAAAAAGCGCCAAGAAAAGCAAAGATACTCCCAGGAGTTACTGTAAAAGTTAGAGGACAGGAAATTATTGTAGAAGGAATAGATAAGGAGGCTGTTGGTCAAACTGCGGCCAATATAGAACAAGCTACAAGGATAACTAAGTGGGATAGAAGAATATTCCAGGATGGAATATACATTGTTGAGAAGGCTGGAAAGCCCATAACATTCTGA